In uncultured Bacteroides sp., one genomic interval encodes:
- a CDS encoding phosphoribosyltransferase family protein, with product MIQWIDALLNLLFPRSCVVCGGCLVKGEEAVCTMCNSRMPRTNYHLQPNNEIEQRFWGKAEIERATSYFFYNKGSDYRHILFKLKYNGYKELGEVMGRYMANELLTTDFFKGIDVVIPVPLHSKRKRARGYNQSEWIVLGISHATGIPLDLNTLVRSVSNNTQTRKSVFDRWENVKDVFQVASPEKIQGKHILLVDDVLTTGATLVSCAAKLLESSDVKISIITLAVA from the coding sequence ATGATTCAATGGATTGATGCACTTCTAAACTTGCTGTTTCCACGTTCTTGTGTGGTGTGCGGCGGATGCCTGGTGAAGGGAGAAGAAGCTGTTTGTACAATGTGCAACTCGAGAATGCCGCGTACCAATTATCATCTTCAGCCAAACAATGAAATAGAGCAGCGTTTCTGGGGGAAAGCGGAGATAGAAAGAGCTACCTCATACTTCTTTTATAACAAAGGAAGCGATTACAGGCACATCCTTTTTAAACTGAAATACAACGGCTATAAAGAACTTGGCGAAGTGATGGGGCGCTATATGGCTAATGAACTTCTAACCACAGACTTCTTTAAGGGGATAGATGTTGTTATACCGGTTCCTCTTCATTCAAAGAGAAAGAGAGCCCGTGGATACAATCAAAGTGAATGGATTGTTTTGGGTATATCTCATGCAACAGGTATTCCTTTGGATTTGAATACATTAGTTAGATCTGTGTCGAACAATACTCAGACTAGGAAAAGCGTGTTTGACCGATGGGAAAATGTGAAAGATGTTTTTCAGGTTGCTTCTCCTGAAAAGATTCAGGGAAAGCATATTTTGCTTGTAGATGATGTACTTACCACAGGCGCTACCCTTGTATCTTGTGCCGCAAAACTGTTAGAATCGTCTGATGTAAAGATTAGTATTATAACACTTGCCGTTGCCTGA
- a CDS encoding regulatory protein RecX, whose translation MSELTEKEALNKAAAYCTASEHCLSEVGTKLTQWGMDADAKERILKRLIDERFIDEERYCRFFVNDKFKFNKWGRIKISQALYMKKIPSEMSRDCLNEIDEKEYMNTLRSLLSSKKKSIHASDDYQLNMKLIRFALSRGFEMNIIRKCMQLSDEYDSMD comes from the coding sequence ATGAGCGAACTGACAGAAAAAGAAGCGTTGAATAAAGCAGCGGCATACTGCACTGCGTCCGAGCATTGTCTTTCTGAGGTTGGCACCAAACTTACTCAGTGGGGGATGGATGCCGATGCAAAAGAAAGAATTCTTAAACGACTTATTGACGAACGATTTATTGATGAAGAACGATATTGTCGTTTTTTTGTGAACGATAAATTTAAATTCAATAAGTGGGGGCGGATAAAGATCAGTCAGGCTCTTTATATGAAAAAAATCCCATCAGAGATGAGTCGTGATTGCCTGAATGAGATTGATGAAAAAGAGTATATGAATACGCTGCGGTCATTATTATCTTCAAAGAAAAAATCCATTCATGCTTCGGACGATTACCAATTGAACATGAAGTTAATCCGGTTTGCCCTTAGCCGTGGTTTTGAAATGAACATAATACGTAAATGCATGCAACTTTCCGATGAGTATGATTCAATGGATTGA
- the prmC gene encoding peptide chain release factor N(5)-glutamine methyltransferase, which yields MHAVELHIKQALTGIYPESEIKGFTKIIFTEVLHFNMLDYYMGKDINLSANQAGQLDEILARLQKYEPIQYILGCAEFYGMTFCVTPAVLIPRPETAELVSLIIKENADCSAKILDIGSGSGCIAISLAKNLPQAKVSSWDVSDEALKVARENNEKLGTSVTFNKVNVLEYQPIGEKFDVIVSNPPYITDAEKTDMEHNVLDWEPSLALFVPDEDPLLFYRKIAELGLDMLVPGGRIYFEINQAFGKETADLLLSLGYCDAEIIKDLSGKDRIVKALR from the coding sequence ATGCATGCAGTTGAGTTACATATCAAGCAGGCTTTGACCGGCATATATCCCGAATCGGAAATAAAGGGCTTCACGAAAATTATTTTTACCGAAGTACTTCATTTCAATATGCTTGATTATTATATGGGCAAAGATATTAATTTATCTGCAAATCAGGCAGGACAACTCGATGAGATTCTTGCCCGTCTTCAAAAATACGAACCTATTCAATATATATTAGGATGTGCCGAATTCTACGGCATGACTTTTTGTGTTACTCCGGCTGTCCTGATTCCTCGTCCGGAGACTGCAGAACTTGTTTCTTTAATTATTAAAGAGAATGCCGATTGTTCTGCAAAGATCTTGGATATTGGTTCCGGGAGTGGATGTATTGCAATCTCTCTGGCAAAGAATCTTCCTCAGGCAAAAGTCTCATCATGGGATGTTTCAGATGAAGCATTGAAGGTAGCTCGAGAAAATAACGAAAAGCTAGGTACTTCTGTTACCTTTAATAAAGTCAATGTTCTGGAATATCAACCCATTGGCGAGAAATTTGATGTGATAGTGAGCAACCCTCCTTATATAACTGATGCCGAAAAAACTGATATGGAGCACAATGTACTCGATTGGGAACCCTCTTTGGCCTTGTTTGTTCCCGATGAGGATCCGTTGTTGTTTTATAGAAAGATTGCAGAGTTAGGTCTTGATATGCTTGTGCCCGGCGGAAGAATTTATTTTGAAATAAATCAGGCTTTTGGGAAAGAAACGGCCGATTTACTTCTTTCTCTTGGATATTGTGATGCAGAAATTATAAAAGATTTATCCGGCAAAGATAGAATAGTAAAAGCATTAAGATGA
- the ribD gene encoding bifunctional diaminohydroxyphosphoribosylaminopyrimidine deaminase/5-amino-6-(5-phosphoribosylamino)uracil reductase RibD — MENNRIFTQEEIYMARCIELARRGKCEASPNPMVGAVIVCNGKIIGEGYHRICGEAHAEVNAINSVKDKSKLKKSTIYVSLEPCSHYGKTPPCADLIIEKGIPKVVIGCIDPFAKVAGRGIKKLQDAGIEVTVGVLEQECSNLNKRFITFHSKKRPYIILKWAESSDGFLDVKRTGGHPIALSTPMTNMLVHKRRAEVDAIIVGTRTALLDNPTLSVRNWYGKDPLRVVIDRTLKIPENFHLLDDKIKTWVVTEKEHISTSQTCYKKLPFTDDLLPELLAELHKNNIQSIMVEGGSVLLQSFIDKNLWDEAFIEKSAIILNDGIKTPHINGKRHFIDFHFCVPILHYYNGINVPAL; from the coding sequence ATGGAAAACAACAGAATTTTTACACAAGAAGAAATCTATATGGCTCGTTGCATAGAATTGGCCAGAAGAGGAAAATGCGAAGCTTCTCCAAACCCAATGGTAGGAGCTGTCATTGTGTGCAATGGAAAGATAATTGGCGAAGGATATCATCGAATATGCGGAGAGGCACATGCTGAAGTAAATGCAATTAATTCTGTAAAAGATAAATCCAAACTCAAAAAATCAACAATATATGTGAGTCTGGAACCTTGCTCCCACTACGGAAAAACGCCTCCTTGTGCCGATTTAATCATAGAAAAAGGAATTCCTAAAGTTGTAATAGGATGTATAGATCCTTTTGCCAAAGTAGCAGGAAGAGGTATAAAGAAGTTACAAGATGCCGGTATAGAAGTTACAGTTGGAGTTCTTGAACAAGAATGTAGCAACCTGAACAAGAGATTTATCACATTCCATTCTAAGAAAAGACCCTATATTATATTAAAATGGGCAGAATCTTCCGACGGTTTTTTAGATGTAAAACGAACCGGAGGCCATCCTATAGCTCTTTCAACCCCCATGACCAATATGCTTGTACATAAAAGACGAGCCGAAGTTGATGCTATTATTGTAGGAACAAGAACAGCTCTTTTAGACAACCCTACGCTTAGCGTACGAAACTGGTACGGAAAGGATCCACTCAGGGTTGTAATAGACAGAACCTTAAAGATTCCCGAAAATTTCCATCTGCTGGATGATAAAATTAAAACATGGGTCGTAACAGAAAAGGAACACATTAGCACCAGTCAAACGTGCTATAAGAAACTACCATTTACTGACGATCTTTTACCTGAACTATTGGCAGAACTTCATAAGAATAATATCCAGTCAATCATGGTAGAAGGAGGAAGTGTGTTGTTACAATCATTTATCGATAAAAACTTATGGGATGAAGCATTTATTGAGAAATCGGCCATAATTCTGAATGATGGAATAAAGACTCCGCACATCAACGGAAAAAGACATTTTATAGATTTCCATTTTTGCGTACCAATATTGCATTATTATAACGGAATTAATGTACCCGCGCTCTAA
- a CDS encoding DUF6089 family protein, with amino-acid sequence MKFINKALIFILLAFFDTIFIHAQENEYRMEAGGLLGGSFYMGDANYSVPFKDLQFAGGAMARYVLNPHMAIKANLTIGKISGNTEDFENEYPEGKQVSFSRNIYDLGTQFEYNFRGYGIGQEYKGYKRFTPYILGGVGLTFAPATAKDVFTVNFPIGIGIKYKFAKRLNIGCEMTMRFSLSDNLDVTNADGLILNDPYGIKGKGFKNKDSYSFTTVFITYDLFPKCKKCNN; translated from the coding sequence ATGAAATTTATCAATAAAGCGCTCATTTTTATATTGTTAGCCTTCTTTGACACTATATTTATTCATGCACAGGAGAATGAATATAGAATGGAAGCAGGAGGATTGCTTGGAGGTAGTTTTTATATGGGAGACGCAAATTATTCTGTCCCTTTTAAAGACTTACAATTTGCTGGAGGCGCTATGGCAAGATATGTCTTAAATCCGCACATGGCAATAAAGGCGAACTTAACAATAGGAAAAATATCCGGTAACACGGAAGATTTTGAAAATGAATATCCTGAGGGTAAACAAGTGAGTTTCAGTCGAAACATTTATGATTTAGGCACTCAATTTGAATACAATTTCCGGGGATATGGAATAGGCCAGGAATACAAAGGCTATAAAAGGTTTACGCCTTATATATTGGGAGGAGTTGGATTAACTTTTGCACCTGCAACAGCAAAAGATGTTTTTACAGTTAACTTTCCAATTGGTATAGGAATTAAATATAAATTTGCCAAAAGGTTAAATATAGGTTGCGAAATGACTATGAGATTTAGTTTATCTGATAATCTGGATGTAACCAATGCGGATGGGTTAATATTAAATGATCCATACGGTATAAAAGGAAAAGGATTTAAGAATAAAGACAGTTATTCTTTTACAACAGTATTCATTACTTACGACCTTTTTCCTAAATGCAAAAAATGTAATAATTAA
- a CDS encoding isoprenyl transferase, which produces MPYKEEIDVNRIPGHIAIIMDGNGRWAKQRGHERSFGHQAGAETVHIITEEAAKLGVKFLTLYTFSTENWNRPANEVSAIMKLLLESIEEEIFMKNNISFRIIGDMNTLPEDVKISLNHCIERTSGNTGMCMVLALSYSSRWEITETTKQIAKEVQQGKLSIDQITDECISSHLTTYFMPDPDLLIRTGGELRLSNYLLWQSAYSELYFCDTFWPDFREEEFRKAICEYQKRERRFGKTSEQI; this is translated from the coding sequence ATGCCATATAAAGAAGAAATAGATGTTAATCGGATACCCGGGCATATCGCAATAATAATGGACGGTAATGGAAGATGGGCAAAACAACGTGGACATGAACGAAGTTTTGGACATCAGGCAGGAGCTGAGACTGTACATATTATTACCGAAGAAGCAGCAAAGCTAGGGGTTAAGTTCCTTACTTTATATACTTTCTCAACAGAAAACTGGAATAGACCAGCCAATGAAGTATCTGCTATCATGAAACTTTTACTTGAGTCTATTGAGGAGGAGATTTTCATGAAAAACAATATTAGCTTCCGGATTATAGGTGATATGAACACATTACCGGAAGATGTGAAAATAAGCTTGAATCATTGCATTGAAAGAACATCGGGCAATACCGGCATGTGTATGGTATTGGCTCTTAGCTACTCATCCCGATGGGAAATCACAGAAACAACTAAACAGATTGCAAAAGAAGTACAGCAAGGGAAACTTTCCATTGATCAGATAACTGATGAATGCATTTCTTCTCATCTAACTACGTACTTTATGCCAGACCCCGACCTGTTAATAAGAACTGGAGGAGAACTGCGCTTAAGCAATTATCTGTTGTGGCAAAGTGCTTATTCAGAACTTTATTTTTGCGATACATTCTGGCCTGATTTCAGAGAAGAAGAATTTAGAAAAGCAATTTGTGAGTATCAAAAAAGAGAACGCCGCTTCGGCAAAACTAGTGAACAAATATAA
- a CDS encoding POTRA domain-containing protein — protein sequence MHYRISRILLFISLFFFTLSGFAQEKSNSEKSDKPVILYSATPKKYEIGGITVSGVKDQEDFLLIGLSGLSVGQVVSVPGDEITQAVKRYMRHGLFSDVHIYATKIEGDKVYLEIALKQRPRISDIHYHGIKKSDREDLEAKLGLAKGSQITPNLVDRAKTIIKRHFDEKGFKNAEVVIIQRDDISDENKVIVDVNIDKKDKVKVHKITIEGNLAIKASKLKRVMKKTNEKGKILNLFRTKKFVNEKYEEDKQLIIDKYNELGYRDARIVVDSVAPYDDKSVDIYIKLAEGDKYYLRNVTWVGNTLYTTDYLNFLLRMKKGDVYNQKLLGERTSSDDDAIGNLYYNNGYLFYRLDPVEVNVDNDSIDLEMRIYEGRQATLNKIKINGNDRLYENVVRRELRTKPGQLFSKEDLERSMREISQMGHFNPENIKPDIQPDEANGTVDIAYNLESKANDQVEFSAGWGQTGVIGKLSLKFTNFSIANLFHPGENYRGILPQGDGQTLTVSGQTNGSYYQSYSLSFFDPWFGGKRPNSFSVSAFYSKQTDINSRYYSSLYSNSYYNNMYSGYGGYGNYDYANTKNMYDKSKSIQMFGLSAGWGKRLRWPDDYFTLSAELSYQKYILSDWQYFPVTNGNCNNISMKIALARSSSDSPIYPRRGSEFSLSVQFTPPYSTFDGIDYSAYNTSNQKDMNKMHKWIEYHKWSFKSKTYTALTDGVKCPVLMTRADFGFLGHYNSNKKSPFETYDMGGDGMTGYSSYATESVALRGYENNALTPTGLAGYAYTRFGLELRYPLMLQSSTSIYALSFVEAGNAWHDVKNFNAFDLKRSAGVGVRIFLPMIGMMGIDWAYGFDKVFGSKQYGGSQFHFILGQEF from the coding sequence ATGCATTATCGTATTTCCCGAATACTACTATTTATCAGCCTGTTTTTCTTTACACTATCAGGCTTTGCACAAGAAAAAAGCAATTCAGAGAAGTCTGACAAGCCAGTTATTCTTTATTCAGCGACTCCGAAAAAATATGAGATTGGAGGAATAACCGTTTCAGGTGTTAAAGATCAGGAGGATTTCTTACTCATAGGTTTATCCGGTCTGTCTGTCGGACAAGTTGTTTCTGTTCCTGGTGACGAAATTACACAAGCCGTCAAACGATATATGCGGCATGGGCTTTTCTCTGATGTTCATATATATGCTACAAAAATAGAAGGCGATAAAGTTTATTTGGAAATAGCGCTGAAACAACGTCCTCGTATATCGGATATTCATTACCATGGAATTAAAAAATCAGATAGAGAAGATCTGGAAGCTAAGTTAGGATTGGCAAAGGGAAGTCAAATTACTCCGAATCTGGTTGACCGTGCAAAAACCATAATCAAAAGACACTTTGACGAAAAGGGATTCAAAAATGCAGAAGTTGTTATTATTCAACGAGATGACATATCAGATGAAAACAAAGTAATTGTTGACGTCAACATTGACAAAAAAGATAAAGTAAAAGTTCACAAAATAACAATCGAAGGGAATTTAGCGATTAAAGCCAGCAAGCTGAAACGCGTAATGAAAAAGACAAACGAAAAAGGCAAAATTCTGAACCTTTTCCGTACAAAGAAGTTTGTAAACGAAAAATATGAGGAGGATAAACAACTTATCATTGACAAATACAACGAATTGGGATATCGTGATGCACGTATTGTTGTTGACAGTGTTGCTCCGTATGATGATAAAAGTGTAGACATATATATTAAACTGGCAGAGGGAGATAAATATTATCTGAGAAACGTAACCTGGGTAGGTAACACTCTATACACAACTGATTACTTAAACTTCTTACTTCGCATGAAGAAAGGAGATGTTTACAACCAGAAATTACTTGGAGAACGCACTTCATCAGATGATGATGCTATCGGTAACTTGTACTATAATAATGGTTATCTTTTTTATAGACTTGACCCTGTAGAAGTTAACGTTGACAACGATTCAATTGACCTTGAAATGAGAATCTATGAAGGCCGCCAAGCTACACTGAACAAAATTAAGATTAATGGTAACGACCGTTTATATGAAAATGTTGTTCGTCGTGAACTTCGTACTAAACCAGGACAATTATTCAGCAAAGAAGACCTTGAAAGATCTATGCGTGAAATTTCTCAGATGGGGCATTTCAACCCTGAGAATATCAAACCAGACATCCAACCAGACGAAGCTAACGGAACTGTAGATATTGCTTACAATCTGGAATCTAAAGCTAACGATCAGGTGGAATTCTCTGCGGGTTGGGGACAAACTGGGGTAATCGGTAAATTAAGTCTGAAGTTTACAAACTTCTCTATAGCAAACTTATTCCATCCAGGAGAAAACTATAGAGGTATTCTTCCTCAAGGTGATGGACAGACTTTAACAGTCAGTGGACAAACTAATGGTAGTTACTATCAGTCATACAGTTTATCATTCTTTGATCCTTGGTTTGGAGGAAAGCGTCCTAACTCATTCTCTGTTTCAGCTTTCTATTCAAAACAGACTGATATAAATAGCCGCTATTACAGTTCTCTTTATTCAAACAGCTACTACAACAATATGTATAGTGGATATGGAGGATATGGTAATTACGATTATGCTAACACAAAGAACATGTATGATAAGAGCAAATCTATCCAGATGTTTGGCCTTTCAGCAGGTTGGGGAAAGCGTTTAAGATGGCCTGATGACTATTTCACTCTATCTGCAGAATTATCATATCAGAAATATATTCTTTCGGATTGGCAATACTTCCCTGTTACAAATGGTAATTGTAACAACATCAGCATGAAAATTGCTCTTGCAAGAAGTTCTTCCGATAGCCCTATTTATCCACGTCGTGGTTCTGAATTCTCTTTGTCTGTACAGTTTACGCCTCCTTATTCTACGTTTGATGGAATAGACTACAGTGCATACAACACAAGCAACCAGAAAGACATGAACAAAATGCACAAGTGGATAGAGTATCATAAGTGGAGCTTTAAATCAAAAACTTATACTGCACTAACAGACGGTGTAAAATGTCCGGTCTTAATGACCAGAGCCGATTTTGGATTCTTAGGTCACTATAACAGCAATAAAAAATCACCTTTTGAAACATACGATATGGGAGGTGACGGTATGACTGGATATTCTTCATACGCAACAGAAAGTGTAGCGCTACGTGGATACGAAAACAACGCACTTACCCCTACAGGATTGGCAGGTTATGCTTATACACGTTTTGGTCTTGAGTTGAGATATCCGTTGATGTTGCAATCATCAACCAGTATCTATGCTCTAAGTTTTGTTGAAGCTGGTAATGCATGGCACGATGTGAAGAATTTCAATGCGTTTGATCTGAAACGCTCTGCAGGTGTCGGAGTCCGTATCTTCTTACCTATGATTGGTATGATGGGTATTGACTGGGCTTACGGATTCGATAAAGTATTTGGTTCAAAACAATATGGAGGCAGCCAGTTCCACTTTATCTTAGGACAGGAATTCTAA
- a CDS encoding OmpH family outer membrane protein, whose protein sequence is MKKSILFSMLLFAFSIAANAQRFALIDMEYILKNIPAYERANEQLNQISKKWQSEVETLTNEAQKLYKNYQSEAVFLSEEQKTKKENEIVEKEKAAGELKRKYFGPEGDLFKKRESLIKPIQDEIYNAVKAIAETKGYSAIIDRASASSIIFASPQIDISNDVLTKLGYSN, encoded by the coding sequence ATGAAAAAGTCTATTCTTTTTTCGATGCTGTTATTCGCCTTTTCAATAGCTGCTAATGCACAAAGATTTGCTTTGATTGACATGGAATATATTTTAAAGAATATCCCAGCCTATGAAAGAGCTAACGAACAATTAAATCAGATTTCTAAGAAGTGGCAAAGTGAAGTTGAGACTTTAACTAATGAAGCTCAAAAATTATATAAAAACTATCAATCAGAAGCTGTATTTCTTTCCGAAGAACAAAAAACCAAGAAAGAAAATGAGATTGTAGAGAAAGAAAAAGCTGCCGGAGAACTGAAACGTAAATATTTTGGTCCTGAAGGTGACTTGTTTAAAAAGCGTGAAAGTTTAATAAAACCTATTCAAGATGAGATCTACAATGCGGTTAAAGCAATAGCTGAAACCAAAGGTTATTCCGCTATTATTGACAGGGCATCAGCTTCTAGTATTATATTTGCATCACCACAAATAGATATTAGCAATGATGTTCTTACAAAATTAGGATATTCAAATTAA
- a CDS encoding OmpH family outer membrane protein yields the protein MLKKIALLLLLALPLGASAQTFKFGHMKFADIITIMPEYIKAQADLQALQKQYTTEIKRTSDEFNKKYAEFVAAKDTLPQNISERRQKELQDMAQRGQEYEQQAQQELQKAQEEKTAPIFKKLEDAIAAVGQAEGYTYIFDVSNKTTIPFFNEKVSIDVTPAIKAKLGIK from the coding sequence ATGCTTAAAAAAATTGCCTTACTATTATTGTTAGCTCTTCCTCTTGGAGCTTCTGCTCAAACTTTCAAGTTTGGACACATGAAATTCGCTGATATTATTACTATTATGCCTGAGTATATTAAAGCACAGGCTGATTTGCAGGCACTGCAAAAACAATATACCACAGAGATTAAAAGAACTTCTGACGAATTTAACAAGAAATATGCTGAATTTGTAGCAGCAAAGGATACATTGCCACAAAACATTTCTGAAAGAAGACAAAAAGAATTGCAGGATATGGCTCAAAGAGGTCAGGAATACGAACAACAAGCTCAACAAGAATTGCAAAAGGCTCAGGAAGAAAAAACTGCTCCTATCTTTAAGAAACTGGAAGATGCAATAGCTGCAGTAGGACAAGCTGAAGGATATACTTATATCTTTGATGTAAGCAACAAAACAACTATTCCTTTCTTTAACGAAAAAGTAAGTATCGACGTTACTCCAGCTATCAAAGCTAAATTAGGAATTAAATAA
- the murI gene encoding glutamate racemase: MEKELSKTAGAIGVFDSGYGGLTILNQIRQALPEYDYIYLGDNARTPYGTRSFEIVYEFTLQAVNKLFEMGCHLVILACNTASAKALRSIQINDLPNIDPNRRVLGVIRPTVESIGSITQSKHVGVLATSGTINSGSYPLEIHKLYPDIVVSGEACPMWVPLVENKEYDSPGADYFVKKHIDNLIKKDSEIDTIILGCTHYPLLLTKINQFLPKGITVVSQGEYVAESLKSYLRRHPEMDSLCTKNGRCKFMTTESETKFSESASAFLKQKISVEKTVIE, encoded by the coding sequence ATGGAAAAAGAATTATCAAAAACAGCAGGTGCAATCGGAGTATTCGACTCGGGATATGGTGGATTAACTATTTTAAATCAAATCAGACAGGCTCTACCTGAATACGATTATATCTATCTGGGCGATAATGCAAGAACCCCTTATGGTACACGTTCTTTTGAAATCGTGTATGAGTTCACACTACAAGCCGTAAACAAACTCTTTGAGATGGGATGTCATCTGGTTATACTTGCCTGCAACACAGCGTCGGCAAAAGCTCTCAGAAGCATCCAAATCAACGATTTGCCCAACATAGATCCTAATCGTAGAGTCTTGGGGGTTATTCGTCCAACAGTAGAATCTATTGGAAGTATAACTCAATCTAAACATGTAGGAGTATTGGCAACTTCTGGCACAATAAACTCCGGCTCTTATCCTTTAGAAATTCATAAACTCTATCCAGACATAGTTGTTAGTGGTGAAGCTTGCCCTATGTGGGTTCCATTAGTAGAAAATAAAGAGTACGATTCTCCTGGAGCAGATTACTTTGTAAAGAAGCATATTGATAATCTAATTAAAAAAGATTCCGAAATTGACACCATCATCTTAGGATGCACTCATTATCCTCTTCTTTTAACAAAAATCAATCAATTCTTACCAAAAGGAATCACAGTTGTATCTCAAGGTGAATATGTTGCTGAAAGTCTAAAAAGTTATTTAAGAAGACACCCTGAAATGGATAGTCTTTGCACAAAGAACGGAAGATGTAAATTCATGACCACGGAATCAGAAACAAAATTTTCAGAGTCGGCTTCAGCATTTCTTAAACAGAAAATATCCGTAGAAAAGACTGTAATTGAATAG